In Quercus lobata isolate SW786 chromosome 12, ValleyOak3.0 Primary Assembly, whole genome shotgun sequence, a genomic segment contains:
- the LOC115969880 gene encoding uncharacterized protein LOC115969880 codes for MMEVLLGGPTFSIEVSPPPTTTKYAVVVSSAAIGDVDSAIRNEVGSAFEIREPVKAPEEEEEDEESCESSSSIGAPDDSEEDDDDENDDVSSKEVQSNFKRGLGSLSSLEDTLPIKRGLSNHFTGKSKSFANLSEVEVVGTVKDLEKQENPFNKRRRVLIASKWNTKRSSFYSSFNPKSMPLLALNEDEDDEHHQERQEYPSSSSSSSPSSSSSSSEKKAQEDRKHQERIPSKLHDRRLLSFKSRSCFSLSDLQEHDEQDDD; via the exons ATGATGGAGGTTCTACTAGGTGGTCCAACGTTTAGCATCGAGGTGTCTCCGCCGCCGACAACGACAAAGTACGCTGTTGTCGTTTCGTCGGCTGCGATCGGTGATGTGGATTCCGCGATCCGAAACGAAGTCGGGTCGGCGTTTGAGATCCGTGAACCCGTGAAGGCTCcggaggaggaagaagaagatgaggaatcGTGTGAGAGTTCGTCTTCGATCGGAGCCCCGGACGATAgcgaagaagatgatgatgatgaaaacGATGACGTTTCGTCCAAGGAAGTCCAGAGCAATTTCAAGCGTGGACTTGGTTCTTTGTCTTCTTTGGAAGACACTCTTCCCATCAa GAGGGGATTATCGAATCACTTTACTGGGAAATCAAAGTCATTTGCTAATCTCTCAGAAGTGGAAGTGGTAGGTACAGTGAAGGATTTGGAGAAACAAGAGAACCCATTTAACAAgaggaggagggttttgattgCTTCCAAGTGGAACACAAAGAGATCTTCCTTTTACAGCTCCTTTAACCCTAAATCCATGCCTCTATTGGCTCTAAacgaagatgaagatgatgaacaTCATCAAGAGCGACAAGAATAcccatcatcttcatcttcttcctcaccttcttcttcatcatcatcatcggaGAAAAAAGCACAAGAAGATCGAAAACATCAAGAGAGAATACCAAGTAAATTGCATGATAGGAGGCTCTTGAGTTTCAAGTCAAGGAgttgtttttctctctcagaTCTGCAAGAACATGATGAACAGGATGATGATTAG